The Argentina anserina chromosome 3, drPotAnse1.1, whole genome shotgun sequence genome includes a region encoding these proteins:
- the LOC126787625 gene encoding GDSL esterase/lipase At5g45920: MRPKVYLFGDSITEESFGDGGWGASLARHFSRTVDVVVRGYSGYNTRWAVKVLERVFPGCQDGCGEAAPPLAVTVFFGANDACLPDRCSGFQHVPLEEYKHNLRSIVSFLKKQWPTTRIILITPPPIDEEGRLEFPYIENPLNQPERTNEAAGAFAKACVSVARESGLPVIDLWTKMQQFPDWQKANLRDGLHLTPRGNRRVFEEVVAKLRDEGLSLESLPVDLPLISDIDPNDPLKAFHQ, encoded by the exons ATGAGGCCCAAGGTTTACCTGTTTGGTGATTCGATCACGGAGGAGTCGTTCGGCGACGGTGGCTGGGGTGCTTCTCTTGCCCGCCATTTCTCTCGCACG GTTGATGTGGTGGTGAGAGGTTACAGTGGGTACAACACGCGGTGGGCTGTCAAGGTTCTGGAGAGGGTTTTTCCGGGATGTCAAGACGGCTGCGGTGAAGCGGCGCCGCCGCTAGCTGTCACCGTCTTCTTCGGCGCGAATGACGCTTGCCTTCCCGATAGATGCTCTGGTTTTCAGCACGTGCCGCTTGAAGAGTACAAGCACAACCTCCGTTCCATTGTCTCCTTCCTCAAG AAGCAATGGCCAACTACTCGCATTATTCTCATCACACCTCCTCCAATCGATGAAGAAGGACGCCTTGA ATTTCCCTATATTGAGAATCCATTAAATCAGCCCGAGAGGACAAATGAAGCTGCTGGTGCTTTTGCAAAGGCTTGTGTTTCTGTAGCACGAGAAAGTGGTCTTCCAGTAATAGATCTCTGGACTAAAATGCAGCAGTTTCCTGACTGGCAGAAAGCTAATCTAAG GGATGGTTTGCACCTTACTCCACGGGGAAACAGACGCGTTTTTGAGGAAGTGGTTGCGAAGCTGAGGGATGAAGGATTGAGTCTAGAAAGTTTGCCAGTTGATCTCCCGCTTATCTCTGATATTGATCCTAATGACCCTTTAAAGGCATTCCACCAGTGA
- the LOC126788031 gene encoding pentatricopeptide repeat-containing protein At1g28690, mitochondrial encodes MKVGRLAPIRPSTLLPSQTHKAFPPTQSHPGHPDTTLSSTLQSYINSDNPFPGQTIHAHILKSGFRPNTNVSIKLLILHLKSGSLKYARQMFDELPVRTLSSYNYLISGNLKHGEVEESLRLVRRMVLSGERPDGYTFSMILKASTCNGNAALPRSLGRMVHGQIIKSDVKGDDVLYTALVASYNKNGRVAYARKVFDMMLGKNVVCSTSMISGYMSQGSVEDAEDIFWRTVEKDVVVFNAMIEGYSKSFGLAKKSIEVYIDMQRLNFQPNISTFASLIGACSALAAFEIGQQVQCQLMKTNLFVDIKMGSALLDMYSKCGRVEDARRIFDHMPQRNVFSWTSMIDGYGKNGYPDEALELFSVMQKKYQIKPNFVTFLSALSACGHAGLVDKGFEIFESMKRDYLIKPTMEHYTCMVDLLGRAGRLRQAWDFAKGMPEKPNSDVWTALLSSSTVHGDVEMARLASNELFKLNPDSRPGAYVSFSNNLAAAGNWDSVSELREKMKVRKISKEIGWSLVGTDDN; translated from the coding sequence ATGAAAGTTGGAAGACTAGCCCCAATCAGGCCGTCCACGTTGCTACCTTCCCAAACCCACAAAGCTTTCCCGCCAACACAATCCCACCCAGGTCATCCAGACACCACTCTCTCCTCTACTCTCCAGAGCTACATCAACTCAGACAACCCTTTTCCGGGCCAAACGATCCACGCCCATATTCTCAAATCCGGGTTCCGACCCAATACGAATGTCTCCATCAAGCTCCTCATCCTCCACTTAAAATCTGGGTCGTTGAAGTACGCACGCCAAATGTTCGATGAATTGCCTGTGAGAACTCTCTCGTCGTATAATTACTTAATCAGTGGAAACCTCAAACACGGCGAAGTAGAGGAGTCGCTGCGTTTGGTTCGGAGGATGGTTTTGTCTGGGGAAAGGCCTGATGGGTACACGTTTTCGATGATTTTGAAAGCGTCGACTTGTAATGGTAATGCTGCATTGCCGCGGAGTTTGGGGAGAATGGTGCATGGGCAGATTATCAAATCGGATGTTAAGGGTGATGACGTGCTTTATACGGCGCTTGTTGCGTCTTATAATAAGAATGGGCGAGTGGCGTATGCGAGGAAGGTGTTTGATATGATGTTGGGAAAGAATGTTGTGTGTTCAACGTCGATGATTTCAGGGTACATGAGTCAAGGATCTGTGGAAGATGCCGAAGATATATTCTGGAGAACGGTTGAGAAAGATGTTGTGGTGTTTAATGCGATGATTGAAGGTTACAGCAAATCGTTTGGTTTGGCTAAGAAATCAATTGAGGTTTATATTGATATGCAGCGGTTGAATTTCCAGCCTAATATCTCTACATTTGCTAGTCTTATTGGGGCGTGCTCGGCGCTGGCTGCATTTGAAATTGGTCAACAGGTCCAGTGTCAGCTAATGAAAACTAACTTATTTGTCGACATAAAGATGGGAAGTGCTCTTCTAGATATGTACTCGAAATGTGGAAGAGTTGAGGATGCACGGAGGATTTTCGACCACATGCCTCAAAGAAATGTGTTTTCGTGGACTTCGATGATTGATGGTTATGGAAAGAATGGATATCCCGATGAAGCACTTGAGCTCTTCAGTGTAATGCAGAAGAAATACCAAATCAAACCCAATTTCGTGACATTCCTCAGTGCGCTCTCAGCTTGTGGACATGCTGGGCTGGTTGATAAGGGCTTTGAGATCTTTGAAAGCATGAAGAGAGACTACTTAATAAAACCAACAATGGAGCATTATACTTGTATGGTTGATCTCTTGGGACGTGCTGGACGTTTGCGTCAGGCATGGGATTTTGCAAAGGGTATGCCTGAGAAGCCCAATTCGGATGTTTGGACAGCGCTTCTCAGTTCAAGTACAGTACATGGTGATGTTGAGATGGCAAGGCTAGCTTCGAATGAACTTTTTAAGCTGAATCCTGACAGTCGGCCAGGGGCATATGTTTCATTCTCTAACAACTTGGCAGCTGCTGGTAATTGGGACAGTGTAAGTGAGCTTAGAGAGAAAATGAAGGTGAGAAAGATATCTAAAGAAATTGGATGGAGTTTGGTTGGTACAGATGATAATTGA
- the LOC126788032 gene encoding signaling peptide TAXIMIN 1-like, with amino-acid sequence MSCCCGEDCRPIGFLLGLPFAFVALLLSIIGVFIWIVGLALTCICPCCLCATIIVELALSLIKAPFSIMKWFTSKIPC; translated from the exons ATGAGCTGCtgttgtggtgaggattgccGGCCTATAGGGTTTCTACTCGGCCTGCCCTTTGCCTTCGTTGCTCTCCTCCTCTCCATAATCGGCGTGTTCATCTGGATTGTCGG GTTGGCGTTGACTTGCATATGTCCATGCTGCTTATGCGCGACGATCATTGTTGAGCTTGCTCTGTCGTTGATCAAGGCTCCATTTTCGATCATGAAGTGGTTCACATCCAAGATTCCCTGCTAG
- the LOC126789605 gene encoding pyruvate decarboxylase 1, which produces MKPSTNIAATPRPTPAPLQVVPAACTGTLGRHLARRLVEIGVHDVFSVPGDFNLTLLDHLVDEPELNLIGCCNELNAGYAADGYARARGVGACVVTFTVGGLSVLNAIAGACSENLPVICIVGGPNSNDYGTNRILHHTIGLPDFSQELRCFQTVTCHQAVVNQLEDAHELIDTAISTALKESKPVYISIGCNLPAIPHPTFGRDPVPFFLAPKVSNSLGLEAAVEATAAFLNKAVKPVLVGGPKLRVAKAQKAFVELADAGGYPVAVMPSGKGLVPEHHPHFIGTYWGAVSTGFCGEIVESADAYVFVGPIFNDYSSVGYSLLIKKEKAIIVEPNRVTIGNGLSFGWVFMGDFLSALAKKLNKNSTGMENYRRIYVPPGIPLKAQKDEPLRVNVLFKHIQDIVTQDTAIIAETGDSWFNCQKLRLPENCGYEFQMQYGSIGWSVGATLGYAQGVKDKRVIACIGDGSFQVTAQDISTMIRCGQNTIIFLINNGGYSIEVEIHDGPYNVIKNWDYTGLVDAIHNDEGKCWTTKVRTEEDLTEAIVKATGQHKDSLCFIEVFVHKDDTSKELLEWGSRVSAANSRPPNPQ; this is translated from the exons ATGAAACCTTCTACGAACATCGCAGCAACCCCTCGCCCTACTCCAGCTCCCCTTCAGGTGGTCCCCGCCGCCTGCACCGGCACGCTGGGCCGACACCTTGCCCGAAGACTAGTCGAGATCGGCGTTCATGACGTGTTCTCAGTCCCCGGAGACTTCAACTTGACACTGTTGGACCACTTGGTCGATGAACCCGAGCTCAACCTCATCGGCTGCTGCAACGAGCTCAACGCCGGGTACGCCGCCGACGGCTACGCCCGCGCCAGGGGCGTCGGCGCGTGTGTCGTCACTTTCACTGTAGGTGGGCTCAGCGTCTTGAACGCCATCGCCGGTGCTTGCAGTGAGAATTTGCCGGTGATTTGTATCGTTGGTGGGCCCAACTCCAATGATTACGGCACCAATCGGATCCTCCACCATACTATCGGGTTGCCCGATTTTTCTCAGGAGCTCCGCTGCTTCCAAACTGTGACTTGTCACCAG GCAGTGGTGAATCAATTGGAAGATGCGCATGAGCTTATAGACACGGCGATTTCGACGGCATTGAAGGAGAGCAAGCCGGTTTACATCAGCATAGGTTGTAACTTGCCTGCAATTCCTCACCCCACATTTGGTAGAGACCCTGTTCCCTTCTTTCTTGCGCCGAAAGTAAGCAATTCATTAGGGTTGGAGGCAGCTGTTGAAGCAACTGCTGCTTTCCTGAACAAGGCAGTCAAGCCTGTGCTTGTGGGAGGTCCCAAGCTTAGAGTGGCAAAGGCTCAGAAGGCCTTTGTGGAGCTTGCTGATGCTGGTGGGTACCCGGTTGCGGTTATGCCCTCCGGTAAGGGTTTGGTGCCGGAGCACCACCCACATTTCATTGGGACTTATTGGGGTGCTGTGAGTACTGGTTTTTGTGGGGAGATTGTGGAGTCTGCAGATGCTTATGTTTTTGTAGGCCCGATTTTTAATGATTATAGCTCTGTTGGGTACTCCTTGCTGATCAAGAAGGAGAAGGCGATTATAGTGGAGCCTAATCGTGTGACCATTGGGAATGGTCTATCATTTGGCTGGGTTTTCATGGGTGACTTCTTGAGTGCATTGGCCAAGAAGCTGAACAAAAACAGTACCGGTATGGAGAATTACCGCAGAATTTATGTTCCCCCAGGAATCCCTCTGAAAGCTCAGAAAGATGAACCTCTTAGAGTAAATGTTCTGTTTAAGCACATTCAG GATATTGTCACTCAGGACACTGCCATAATTGCCGAAACTGGTGACTCGTGGTTCAACTGTCAGAAGCTCCGCCTCCCTGAGAATTGTGG GTATGAATTCCAGATGCAATATGGATCTATTGGATGGTCAGTTGGTGCTACTCTCGGCTATGCTCAAGGTGTCAAAGATAAACGTGTGATAGCTTGCATTGGTGATGGGAGTTTCCAG GTAACTGCCCAGGACATTTCAACAATGATCCGTTGCGGACAAAATACCATCATATTTCTTATCAACAATGGAGGCTATTCAATTGAAGTAGAGATTCATGATGGCCCATACAATGTCATTAAGAACTGGGATTATACTGGTCTTGTTGATGCGATCCACAATGATGAAGGCAAATGCTGGACTACCAAG GTACGTACAGAGGAGGACTTAACTGAAGCAATTGTGAAAGCAACCGGGCAGCACAAGGACAGTTTATGCTTCATTGAAGTTTTTGTGCACAAAGATGACACTAGCAAAGAGCTACTGGAATGGGGATCCCGAGTTTCAGCTGCTAATAGCCGACCTCCAAATCCTCAGTAG